One window from the genome of Erwinia sorbitola encodes:
- the tssB gene encoding type VI secretion system contractile sheath small subunit, with the protein MAINKGSAQKFIARNRAPRVQIEYDVEIYGSEKKIELPFVMGVLADLSGSPLEPLPPVVDRKFLSIDIDNFDERMKAMKPRVAFAVPNTLTGEGMLMIDMTFESIHDFSPDAIATKVDSLSQLLEARTQLANLQTYMDGKAGAESLVTSVLKDRALLNALASEAKPAAPDNKAAEND; encoded by the coding sequence ATGGCTATTAATAAAGGAAGTGCTCAGAAATTTATTGCAAGAAACCGCGCGCCGCGAGTTCAGATTGAATATGATGTTGAAATTTATGGTAGTGAGAAGAAAATAGAATTGCCTTTTGTAATGGGTGTGCTTGCTGATTTATCCGGCTCTCCCCTGGAACCGCTGCCGCCAGTTGTTGACAGAAAGTTTCTTAGCATCGATATCGATAACTTCGACGAAAGAATGAAAGCAATGAAACCGCGAGTGGCATTTGCAGTACCTAATACATTAACCGGAGAAGGCATGTTGATGATTGACATGACTTTTGAAAGTATTCACGACTTTTCACCCGATGCTATAGCAACAAAAGTGGACTCTTTATCTCAGTTACTGGAAGCAAGAACTCAGCTGGCGAACTTACAAACCTATATGGATGGTAAAGCCGGAGCTGAAAGTCTGGTGACTAGCGTACTTAAGGATCGAGCACTGCTCAATGCACTGGCCAGTGAGGCAAAGCCTGCTGCGCCAGATAATAAAGCTGCCGAGAATGACTGA
- the tssL gene encoding type VI secretion system protein TssL, long form, whose product MSELQDNGLATELVPPEEQKPEEMTPQALGRFLPDEHTVAADRPLHAINEDEEIEAFLRSEKDYLNETSLRSEGVQQRLVNIRQAENPLLEASQPLLRALSEMPEHVESIEYVEVLKRSIKNEVNLFAVVCEEIDVSWKKMAIVRYCLCTAIDEAAHARAWAQSAGWSQSNLLNHFEGDNDGGNKFFLLVGRLSMNPHEYADVLEVLLRILGLGFEGRYSIIEDGDRQLTKIRQRLLTIIQSTRDTTSTILSPHGLVKRGKQKREKLIVPVRVTLLLCGILIASLFFWYKYWLTINKSGIAHKILAMQQINMAKPAVKKLRLAYLLRHEIAKGLVNVDETKDQSKVVFKSDSVFDSGATSVKPAMDYVMNRVAREVLRVNGSVLVVGHTDAMPIHRPGIENNIVLSELRAKAVASYFINTGLAEGKIKIQGVGDTQPLTNNSTPEGRAQNRRVEFFVTY is encoded by the coding sequence ATGAGCGAACTACAGGACAACGGCCTTGCTACCGAGCTTGTGCCGCCTGAAGAACAGAAGCCTGAAGAAATGACACCGCAGGCGCTGGGCAGATTTCTTCCGGATGAGCATACGGTTGCTGCCGATCGCCCTCTTCATGCCATTAACGAAGATGAAGAAATCGAAGCGTTTCTGCGAAGTGAAAAAGATTATTTAAATGAAACGTCTCTTAGAAGCGAGGGCGTACAGCAGCGGCTGGTTAATATCAGGCAGGCCGAAAATCCGCTACTGGAAGCCAGCCAGCCCTTACTGCGTGCATTGAGTGAAATGCCTGAACATGTTGAATCCATAGAATATGTTGAGGTGCTGAAAAGAAGTATCAAAAATGAAGTTAACCTCTTCGCCGTCGTTTGCGAAGAGATCGACGTTTCATGGAAGAAAATGGCCATTGTCAGATACTGTCTGTGCACCGCTATTGATGAAGCCGCCCATGCCAGAGCCTGGGCCCAAAGTGCCGGATGGTCACAGAGTAACCTGCTTAACCATTTTGAAGGTGATAACGACGGGGGGAATAAGTTTTTCCTGCTGGTTGGTCGTCTTTCCATGAACCCGCATGAATATGCAGATGTTCTTGAGGTGCTGTTAAGAATTCTGGGGCTTGGATTTGAGGGGCGCTACAGCATTATAGAAGATGGTGACCGGCAGTTAACGAAAATAAGGCAGCGGTTGTTAACCATTATTCAAAGTACCAGAGACACCACCTCAACGATTTTATCACCCCATGGATTAGTGAAGCGAGGTAAGCAGAAGCGTGAGAAGTTAATAGTTCCGGTACGCGTCACACTGTTGTTATGCGGGATTCTTATTGCCTCACTTTTCTTTTGGTATAAATACTGGCTTACCATCAATAAAAGTGGAATAGCACATAAAATTCTGGCGATGCAACAGATTAATATGGCAAAGCCGGCGGTGAAAAAGTTGCGGCTTGCCTATTTACTCAGGCATGAAATTGCCAAAGGACTGGTAAATGTCGACGAGACTAAAGACCAGAGTAAAGTGGTATTCAAAAGTGATTCTGTTTTTGATAGCGGGGCAACATCAGTTAAGCCAGCTATGGACTATGTGATGAATCGTGTGGCCAGAGAAGTCCTGCGGGTCAACGGCAGTGTGCTGGTCGTTGGTCATACTGACGCGATGCCTATTCACCGGCCGGGTATTGAAAACAATATCGTTCTCTCAGAACTACGAGCAAAGGCAGTGGCCAGTTATTTTATTAATACCGGACTGGCTGAAGGGAAAATAAAAATTCAGGGCGTAGGTGATACTCAGCCACTGACTAATAACAGTACACCCGAGGGGCGTGCGCAAAACAGGCGCGTGGAATTTTTCGTTACTTATTGA
- the tssJ gene encoding type VI secretion system lipoprotein TssJ has translation MFKKSCRIILAVFHALVLISTLTSCSLFFGNKKPESKSGNIKITLSASKDINPSAQSKPAPLAIYIYELKTPDTFDNSDFYSIVNNTNKIFSEQSTKVYQAVLMPGERRNIEINLGESSVALGVVAAYRDINHADWNKAIKIPGAQPRPWWKISNSKEPSTLCVQFSQLSISTIKWIKM, from the coding sequence ATGTTTAAGAAATCTTGCAGGATAATATTAGCTGTTTTTCATGCGTTGGTTTTAATTTCGACATTAACATCATGCAGTCTATTTTTCGGAAATAAAAAACCGGAAAGCAAGTCTGGCAACATAAAAATAACGCTGTCTGCATCGAAAGATATTAACCCTAGCGCTCAGAGTAAGCCGGCACCTCTGGCTATCTATATTTATGAGTTAAAAACACCGGATACATTTGATAATAGTGATTTTTACTCAATAGTAAATAATACCAATAAGATTTTTTCCGAACAATCAACGAAAGTTTATCAGGCTGTTTTGATGCCCGGTGAAAGGAGAAACATTGAGATTAACCTTGGTGAGTCCAGTGTGGCTCTGGGTGTTGTTGCTGCTTACAGAGATATTAATCACGCAGACTGGAATAAAGCGATAAAAATTCCAGGTGCTCAACCGAGACCTTGGTGGAAGATCAGTAATTCAAAGGAGCCATCAACTCTTTGTGTTCAGTTCAGCCAGCTCTCAATCTCAACAATTAAATGGATTAAGATGTGA
- a CDS encoding fimbrial protein, translating into MKKFKIYASVLALSMAASYAYAATPATPGVGQGQVQFNGKLIDETCEIESGSENIQVTLPTLSTKTLAVEGATAGSKSFDIKVIKCPAAITKVAAHFEAIGSSGGNSATGNLVNSATTGAAGLVEVRLYNSNENQLILGNSGDPVAVKDQKATLRYYGGYYATGVTTPGLVTATALYTLSYP; encoded by the coding sequence ATGAAAAAGTTTAAAATTTACGCGTCCGTATTGGCACTGAGCATGGCTGCTTCTTATGCTTATGCAGCAACTCCAGCAACACCTGGTGTTGGTCAGGGGCAGGTACAGTTCAATGGTAAGTTAATTGATGAAACTTGTGAGATTGAATCAGGTAGCGAAAATATTCAGGTTACACTTCCTACCTTATCAACTAAGACTCTGGCAGTTGAAGGTGCTACAGCGGGTAGCAAATCATTCGATATTAAAGTAATTAAGTGCCCGGCAGCCATTACTAAAGTTGCTGCACACTTCGAAGCAATTGGTAGCTCCGGCGGTAACTCTGCGACTGGTAACCTGGTGAACAGCGCAACAACTGGAGCAGCGGGATTGGTTGAAGTTCGTCTGTATAACTCTAATGAAAATCAGCTGATCCTGGGTAACTCTGGCGATCCGGTTGCGGTTAAAGATCAGAAAGCTACCCTGCGTTATTACGGTGGCTACTATGCTACGGGCGTAACAACCCCTGGTCTGGTTACAGCAACCGCACTGTATACCCTGAGCTACCCATAA
- a CDS encoding fimbrial protein → MHHIRLMHPGFNKILYSALIFVAILLFSPASSVARDCTNLGCNTSVFFTGVYAEETCEIVINGGINIDVIQLPIISTQTLRGAGSEAGSKTFTVGLKKCPINRNIQLKFVSNLSQADNTTGNLLNNTGVGYSRNTQIRLRKKNGSQIKIDDLTSAQNYYIPLSGGVVTHDYIANYYSSGLATSGQVRATAGIELFYK, encoded by the coding sequence ATGCATCATATAAGGCTTATGCATCCTGGTTTTAATAAAATACTATATTCAGCGTTAATATTCGTAGCTATACTGCTGTTTAGTCCTGCTAGTTCAGTCGCAAGAGATTGTACTAATCTTGGTTGTAATACCAGTGTTTTTTTTACAGGAGTCTATGCTGAAGAAACCTGTGAGATTGTAATTAACGGTGGAATTAATATTGATGTAATTCAATTGCCGATAATCTCTACTCAAACACTAAGAGGTGCTGGTTCTGAAGCAGGTAGCAAAACGTTTACTGTTGGATTAAAAAAGTGTCCGATTAACAGGAATATACAGCTAAAGTTTGTTAGTAATTTGTCTCAAGCGGACAATACAACTGGGAACTTATTAAACAACACTGGTGTAGGTTACAGCCGTAATACGCAAATAAGGCTGAGGAAGAAAAATGGCTCACAGATAAAAATAGATGACCTGACAAGTGCGCAAAATTATTACATTCCTTTGTCTGGTGGGGTTGTAACCCATGATTATATTGCGAACTACTATTCGAGTGGTTTGGCAACATCAGGGCAAGTTAGAGCAACAGCAGGTATAGAACTTTTTTATAAATAA
- a CDS encoding Hcp family type VI secretion system effector, with protein sequence MAQDMFIKIDGIEGESLDAVHKNEIQVLRWNWDVSQHSNMHSGSGGGSGKASVSDFCFEHYTDKASPNLLNYCLTGKHIKNIQFVVRKAGGDPLEYLTIKFTDVIITLVEMSGSLEDETRPRETVRFSFTKMTQDYVMQNAEGQRSGVISASYDVKANQHG encoded by the coding sequence ATGGCACAAGATATGTTTATCAAAATTGATGGCATCGAAGGTGAATCTCTGGATGCTGTTCATAAAAATGAAATTCAGGTACTGAGATGGAACTGGGATGTTAGCCAGCATTCCAATATGCATAGTGGTTCCGGTGGTGGTTCTGGAAAGGCAAGTGTCAGTGATTTCTGTTTCGAGCACTATACCGATAAAGCCAGTCCTAACCTTCTGAACTACTGTCTTACCGGTAAACACATTAAAAATATTCAATTCGTGGTACGTAAAGCAGGCGGCGATCCGCTTGAATACTTAACCATTAAATTTACCGATGTCATTATCACTCTGGTCGAAATGTCTGGTTCTTTAGAAGACGAGACACGCCCGCGTGAAACTGTGAGGTTCTCATTCACGAAGATGACGCAGGACTATGTAATGCAGAATGCGGAAGGTCAGAGATCTGGTGTTATCTCCGCAAGCTATGATGTTAAAGCTAACCAGCATGGCTAA
- the tssC gene encoding type VI secretion system contractile sheath large subunit produces the protein MSTQTVKNEKQAVATPSYSDFNALLTKEFKPKSEQAKSAVESAVKTLAEQALANSLTLADDAYKNIAVYIAEIDRKLTEQINLILHHERFQALESAWRGLHYLVNNTETDEKLKLRFMDISKNELRRNLKRYKGIAWDQSPLFKQVYEEEYGQLGGEPYGCLVADYYFDHTAPDVDLLASIAKISASSHAPFITGAAPSVMQMESWQELANPRDLTKIFTQNLEYAAWNSLRNSEDSRYIGLAMPRFLSRLPYGIRTNPVDAFDFEETTDGADHSKYTWSNAAYAMAVNINRSFKHYGWCTLIRGVESGGVVEDLPCHTFPTDDGGIDMKCPTEIAISDRREAELAKNGFIPLIHRKNTDYAAFIGAQSLQKPAEYYDPDATSNANLSARLPYMFACSRFAHYLKCIVRDKIGSFKEREDMQNWLNNWIMNYVDGDPSNSSMDTKARRPLAAAEVIVEDVEGNPGYYQAKFFLRPHFQLEGLTVSLRMVAKLPSLKNES, from the coding sequence ATGTCAACTCAAACCGTAAAGAATGAAAAACAAGCCGTTGCCACGCCGTCGTACAGCGACTTCAATGCGCTATTAACTAAAGAATTTAAACCGAAGTCTGAACAGGCAAAGTCTGCCGTTGAATCAGCAGTTAAGACGCTGGCTGAACAAGCTCTGGCGAACTCTTTGACCCTGGCTGATGATGCATATAAAAATATTGCTGTTTACATCGCAGAGATTGATCGAAAGCTAACAGAACAAATTAACCTGATTCTGCATCATGAGCGATTCCAGGCGCTGGAAAGTGCATGGCGCGGTCTGCACTATCTTGTCAATAATACTGAAACAGATGAGAAGCTTAAGCTGCGCTTTATGGACATTTCCAAAAATGAATTAAGGCGTAACCTGAAGAGATATAAAGGGATAGCCTGGGATCAGAGCCCGCTCTTCAAACAGGTTTATGAAGAGGAGTACGGGCAGCTTGGTGGCGAACCTTATGGCTGTCTGGTAGCAGACTACTACTTTGACCATACGGCGCCCGACGTGGATTTGCTTGCCTCCATTGCGAAGATTTCAGCTTCTTCTCATGCTCCTTTCATTACTGGTGCCGCGCCGTCTGTGATGCAGATGGAGTCCTGGCAGGAGCTGGCTAACCCGCGTGATTTAACCAAAATTTTTACGCAGAACCTAGAATACGCAGCATGGAACTCTTTGCGTAACTCAGAAGACTCACGCTATATCGGTCTGGCTATGCCGCGCTTCTTGTCACGCCTTCCGTATGGCATCCGCACTAATCCGGTAGATGCTTTTGACTTTGAAGAGACCACAGACGGTGCCGACCACAGCAAATATACCTGGTCTAATGCCGCCTATGCGATGGCCGTCAATATTAACCGCTCATTTAAACACTACGGCTGGTGTACGTTGATTCGTGGGGTTGAAAGTGGCGGTGTGGTGGAAGATCTTCCCTGCCATACTTTCCCGACCGATGATGGCGGCATAGATATGAAATGTCCTACAGAGATTGCAATTTCTGACCGCAGGGAAGCAGAATTAGCCAAGAATGGATTTATTCCACTGATTCACCGTAAAAATACAGACTATGCAGCATTCATTGGTGCGCAGTCATTACAGAAACCCGCTGAATATTATGACCCGGATGCCACATCTAACGCCAATTTATCAGCGCGGCTTCCTTATATGTTCGCTTGTTCGCGTTTCGCACACTATTTGAAATGCATTGTCCGTGACAAAATCGGAAGCTTTAAAGAACGTGAAGATATGCAGAACTGGTTGAATAACTGGATAATGAATTATGTTGATGGTGATCCAAGTAACTCCTCAATGGATACAAAAGCGCGTCGTCCATTAGCTGCAGCTGAAGTTATTGTTGAAGATGTAGAAGGAAATCCGGGTTATTATCAAGCTAAATTCTTCTTACGTCCTCACTTCCAGCTTGAAGGTTTGACCGTTTCTTTAAGAATGGTTGCTAAATTACCTTCACTTAAAAACGAAAGCTAA
- the tssK gene encoding type VI secretion system baseplate subunit TssK encodes MRTNKVVWSEGLFLRPQLFQQQERYLEYFAHKRAATLNPFFWGFSQYDIDKEALAYGKLVLKSGGGVLPDGAPFDIPDHAEIPEPLTILPDHLGKMIYLAVPLRLENSDETIFDKNNQSSLARFQAYEASINDTNAIRQGAKPVQLSRLRMRLVPESEMTESWLGLPLTKVKALQPDGSVLLHFEDHIPPVTGYAANTLLAEWLTHLNGLVKLRAEMLATRLSTSDGKASAGAEVVDYLLLQIFNKYEPLLDHIRHIPELPPILIYQELAKFSGELSTFVRTQTRRPVPAPGYDHVRLYESIRPLVEEVNYLLNQIMIRAGQMIPLLPKGNGVWSASMLPAELHSFTNLVLAVHAQLSMDVLQQQFTSQTKISAPQQLHELVRSHLPGLVLQGLPVPPRQIPYSSGYVYFDLLKSGPFWEKIAATGAIALHVAGDFPGLKMELWGVRS; translated from the coding sequence GTGAGAACCAATAAAGTCGTCTGGAGCGAAGGGCTTTTTTTACGTCCCCAACTTTTCCAACAACAAGAGCGCTATTTGGAATATTTTGCCCATAAGCGAGCTGCGACTCTCAATCCTTTTTTTTGGGGTTTCTCCCAATACGATATTGATAAGGAGGCGCTGGCATATGGCAAGCTGGTTCTGAAATCTGGCGGAGGCGTACTGCCTGATGGTGCGCCGTTTGATATCCCTGATCATGCTGAAATTCCGGAGCCACTAACCATTCTTCCGGATCATTTAGGCAAGATGATCTATCTGGCCGTTCCCCTGCGTCTGGAGAACAGTGACGAGACAATCTTCGATAAAAACAATCAGAGTTCCCTGGCCAGGTTTCAGGCCTATGAAGCCAGTATTAATGATACCAATGCCATCAGACAAGGGGCTAAACCTGTTCAGTTGAGCAGACTGCGCATGCGTCTGGTTCCTGAATCAGAAATGACAGAGTCCTGGCTCGGCCTGCCCTTAACCAAGGTTAAAGCACTACAGCCAGATGGCAGCGTCTTACTTCACTTTGAAGATCATATCCCACCCGTTACGGGTTACGCCGCCAATACGCTATTGGCAGAGTGGCTGACGCACCTTAATGGCTTGGTTAAATTGCGCGCGGAGATGCTGGCAACGCGCCTCTCTACCAGTGACGGTAAAGCCAGTGCCGGTGCTGAGGTTGTCGACTATTTGCTGCTGCAAATTTTTAATAAATATGAGCCGCTTCTCGACCACATCAGGCATATTCCTGAGCTGCCGCCGATCCTGATTTACCAGGAGCTGGCTAAATTCTCCGGTGAGTTATCCACTTTTGTACGGACACAAACGCGTCGGCCTGTACCGGCACCGGGCTACGACCATGTGCGGCTGTATGAATCAATCCGGCCACTGGTTGAGGAAGTGAACTACCTGCTGAATCAGATCATGATCCGTGCAGGGCAAATGATCCCGCTGCTGCCCAAAGGCAACGGTGTCTGGTCTGCTTCCATGCTGCCTGCTGAACTGCATTCTTTCACCAACCTGGTGCTGGCTGTCCATGCGCAGCTTTCCATGGATGTGTTGCAGCAGCAATTTACTTCGCAAACCAAAATCAGTGCTCCGCAGCAGCTGCATGAACTGGTCAGGTCGCATTTACCCGGGCTGGTATTACAGGGCTTGCCGGTACCGCCGCGACAGATTCCTTACAGTTCAGGATATGTCTACTTCGACCTGCTTAAAAGTGGGCCATTCTGGGAGAAAATCGCTGCAACCGGTGCGATTGCGCTGCACGTAGCTGGCGATTTCCCCGGGCTTAAAATGGAACTTTGGGGAGTCAGGAGCTGA
- a CDS encoding fimbria/pilus outer membrane usher protein, whose amino-acid sequence MRVDYNPVFIHGSGVDVGRFSEGNKIDPGVYSVFVIVNQKSLGKYNVTFKDIEGSSSAQPHFTLKELNQIGIRLNANNDQSSQLVDEKTDEYFSIKQVIKKSAVHYNSGDYELSITVPQVNIINRPRGYIDPNRWDAGVPTIFLDYNSNMYRGFTGAKHGERLKNVIYTGNLGMKAGINLKGWRFRKRMNVNLSSRGESYTQNLVGYAQTDITRLQSQLTIGDSNTRGEVFDSYNIRGIVLQSDERMLPEGLRNYVPILRGVAETNAKVTIIQRGQTVYETVVPPGPFELSDIGAMGYGGDLQMTITESDGRVRNQSIPFSAPPMLLHQGVSLFSFSAGELREDSLRKNPKIMQGIYQYGVGNMYTLYGGGQFAENYYSLALGNAFNTPIGGFSLDVTNATSKLADNKKKTGTSFRVGYSRYMEATDTDVTLAAYRYSTEGYFTFREASMERYYRRNILETDYRAKERVSMTIGQRLINDAYLNFTGSMYKYWDHRSGTRQYSVTYNKSEKYFSYSLTAMRSKNNNRENENTYMLSFSIPFGGGYTKKPVFNSLYTSLTHDEGKGTSLQVNANGSQGEMSELTYGIGATTESKRHNNGAQQSVSGNAFYRSPLGNFGITASADSKSTNQVSLSASGSVVGHQGGVTVGPPVGDSPFAIVSVPGGKGAKILNGYGAEVNSSGYAIMPSLTSYRENTISIDTRGLPGTVDVLDSESTIVPRAGSAILVNMKTIVGSPYILIVRRSDNSYLPIGTELFDMNGVSQGIIGQGGMAFVRGWDPTINVLRAKWNEGREQCQILPNKYLTPPIKDSGDIVTMEVKCII is encoded by the coding sequence ATGAGGGTTGATTATAACCCAGTTTTTATTCACGGCTCAGGCGTCGATGTAGGACGTTTCAGTGAAGGTAATAAGATTGATCCAGGCGTTTATAGTGTATTTGTCATCGTTAACCAAAAGAGTCTTGGAAAATACAACGTCACATTTAAAGATATCGAGGGTAGTTCCAGTGCACAGCCTCATTTCACGCTGAAAGAACTGAATCAGATCGGCATAAGATTAAACGCAAATAACGATCAATCTTCTCAGTTAGTTGACGAAAAGACAGATGAGTACTTTTCCATAAAACAGGTCATTAAGAAAAGTGCTGTACACTATAACTCGGGCGACTATGAGTTAAGTATCACCGTGCCGCAGGTGAATATCATCAACCGTCCACGTGGATATATTGACCCGAACAGATGGGATGCCGGTGTTCCTACCATTTTTCTTGATTATAACAGTAATATGTACAGGGGATTTACAGGTGCAAAGCATGGTGAAAGGCTTAAGAACGTAATTTATACGGGTAACCTTGGAATGAAAGCGGGGATTAACCTTAAAGGCTGGCGCTTCAGAAAACGCATGAACGTTAATCTGTCCAGCCGCGGGGAGTCCTATACGCAAAATTTAGTGGGCTATGCGCAAACGGATATTACTCGCTTACAAAGTCAGTTGACCATTGGTGATAGCAATACCAGGGGTGAAGTGTTTGATAGCTATAATATTCGAGGCATCGTTTTGCAGTCCGATGAGCGAATGTTACCTGAGGGGTTAAGAAACTACGTACCTATACTGAGGGGTGTAGCGGAAACTAACGCTAAAGTAACCATCATCCAGCGAGGACAGACGGTATATGAAACCGTTGTTCCTCCCGGCCCGTTCGAACTGAGTGATATCGGGGCGATGGGCTACGGCGGTGACCTGCAAATGACGATAACGGAATCTGACGGACGGGTCAGAAACCAGAGTATTCCCTTTTCCGCCCCTCCTATGCTCTTGCATCAGGGAGTATCACTCTTTAGCTTCAGTGCCGGCGAGCTCAGAGAAGATTCGTTAAGGAAAAACCCTAAAATTATGCAGGGGATCTACCAGTATGGTGTGGGAAATATGTACACATTATACGGTGGCGGACAATTTGCAGAAAACTACTATTCGTTAGCGTTGGGTAATGCATTTAACACTCCGATTGGCGGCTTTTCTTTGGATGTGACAAACGCAACAAGTAAGCTTGCTGATAATAAGAAAAAAACAGGTACCAGTTTCAGGGTCGGCTACAGCCGTTATATGGAAGCGACGGATACGGATGTCACCCTCGCGGCGTATCGCTATTCAACGGAAGGGTATTTCACCTTCAGAGAAGCAAGTATGGAGCGATACTATCGTCGTAATATTCTGGAAACAGATTATCGTGCGAAAGAGCGTGTTTCCATGACGATTGGCCAGCGTTTAATCAACGATGCCTATCTTAACTTTACGGGGAGTATGTACAAATATTGGGATCACCGATCAGGAACCCGACAATACTCGGTGACGTATAACAAATCAGAAAAATATTTCAGTTACTCACTGACGGCCATGCGGAGCAAGAATAATAACCGTGAGAATGAGAATACTTACATGTTATCGTTCAGTATTCCCTTTGGTGGCGGCTACACCAAAAAACCAGTGTTTAACTCACTTTATACCAGCCTGACCCATGACGAAGGGAAAGGGACTTCTCTGCAAGTCAACGCTAATGGTAGTCAGGGAGAAATGAGTGAGCTGACTTATGGTATTGGAGCAACAACAGAAAGCAAACGTCATAATAACGGGGCACAACAATCGGTATCGGGGAATGCTTTTTATCGTTCACCTTTGGGAAACTTTGGTATCACGGCTTCGGCTGACAGTAAATCAACGAATCAGGTATCTTTATCCGCCAGCGGTAGTGTAGTAGGGCACCAGGGGGGCGTAACAGTTGGGCCACCGGTAGGTGATTCACCCTTTGCAATTGTTAGTGTGCCTGGAGGAAAAGGAGCGAAGATATTAAACGGATATGGTGCAGAAGTTAATTCTAGTGGATATGCCATTATGCCTTCGTTGACATCATATCGTGAAAACACGATCTCAATCGATACCAGAGGATTACCCGGTACGGTCGATGTATTAGACAGTGAAAGTACGATAGTTCCAAGAGCGGGATCCGCTATACTTGTTAACATGAAAACAATTGTCGGTTCGCCTTATATACTTATCGTCAGGCGCTCTGATAACAGTTACCTGCCAATTGGCACGGAGTTATTTGATATGAACGGTGTCAGTCAGGGAATAATTGGTCAGGGCGGCATGGCATTTGTTCGCGGCTGGGATCCAACCATTAATGTTCTGAGAGCAAAATGGAATGAAGGCAGGGAACAGTGCCAGATACTCCCTAATAAATATTTAACTCCTCCAATAAAGGATAGCGGTGACATAGTTACCATGGAGGTAAAATGCATCATATAA
- a CDS encoding fimbria/pilus periplasmic chaperone — protein sequence MFYKINTAVIFFILLSTSSMAAMTISGTRVIFPGDEKEVTVRTTNKGDTPALVQVWVDDGNANADVNSMKVPYMVTPPVYRVEPGKGQSLRLIYNNMVLPKDRESISWLNMLEIPPAYKGPAKDRLELAFRTRIKIFYRPKALDKSSSASQTEDLKWAVDNGSKKVKVTNPTPYYFSFDSMTIYSGSKSVNVDADMVAPFSTSEFDFEKNAPAIGNVTGAEFKLLNDYGAIIVGKLKASGNGLTLENYK from the coding sequence ATGTTCTATAAAATTAATACAGCAGTTATTTTTTTTATTTTGTTGTCAACAAGCTCAATGGCCGCAATGACAATTAGTGGGACACGCGTTATTTTCCCTGGCGATGAGAAGGAAGTAACCGTAAGAACTACAAATAAAGGAGATACGCCCGCATTAGTTCAGGTTTGGGTTGATGATGGAAATGCAAATGCTGACGTAAACTCAATGAAAGTTCCTTATATGGTGACGCCTCCGGTGTATCGCGTTGAACCGGGGAAGGGGCAGAGTCTGAGATTGATATATAACAACATGGTGCTGCCAAAAGACAGAGAGTCGATATCCTGGTTAAATATGCTGGAAATACCACCCGCCTATAAGGGGCCGGCTAAAGACCGGTTGGAGCTGGCATTCAGAACCAGAATAAAAATTTTTTATCGGCCAAAAGCTTTAGACAAAAGTAGCAGTGCAAGCCAGACAGAGGATCTTAAATGGGCCGTTGATAACGGAAGTAAAAAGGTGAAGGTCACAAACCCAACACCATATTATTTCTCGTTCGATAGTATGACTATTTACTCGGGCTCGAAGAGTGTCAATGTTGATGCGGATATGGTTGCACCGTTTTCTACCTCTGAGTTTGATTTTGAAAAAAACGCACCAGCTATAGGGAATGTTACTGGTGCCGAGTTTAAATTACTCAATGATTATGGGGCAATTATTGTCGGTAAACTAAAAGCAAGTGGTAATGGATTGACCTTAGAAAATTATAAATAG